A single region of the Cynocephalus volans isolate mCynVol1 chromosome 12, mCynVol1.pri, whole genome shotgun sequence genome encodes:
- the ACVRL1 gene encoding serine/threonine-protein kinase receptor R3 yields MNLGPPRRGLLMLLIALGLTQGNPLKPSRGPLVTCTCESPHCRGPTCQGAWCTVVLVREEGSHPQEHRGCGNMHQELCRGRPTEFVNHYCCYSPLCNHNVSLVLEATQTPSEQPRVDGQLPLILGPVLALLALVALGALGLWHVRRRQEKQRGLHSELGESSLILKASEQGDSMLGDLLDSDCTTGSGSGLPFLVQRTVARQVALVECVGKGRYGEVWRGLWHGESVAVKIFSSRDEQSWFRETEIYNTVLLRHDNILGFIASDMTSRNSSTQLWLITHYHEHGSLYDFLQRQTLEPQLALRLAVSAACGLAHLHVEIFGTQGKPAIAHRDLKSRNVLVKSNLQCCIADLGLAVMHSQGSDYLDIGNNPRVGTKRYMAPEVLDEQIRTDCFESYKWTDIWAFGLVLWEIARRTIVNGIVEDYRPPFYDVVPNDPSFEDMKKVVCVDQQTPTIPNRLAADPLLSGLAQMMRECWYPNPSARLTALRIKKTLQKLSNCPEKPKVIH; encoded by the exons ATGAACTTGGGCCCCCCCAGGAGGGGCCTTCTGATGCTGCTGATTGCCTTAGGCCTGACCCAGG GCAACCCCTTGAAGCCCTCTCGGGGCCCGCTGGTAACCTGCACATGTGAAAGCCCACATTGCAGGGGGCCTACCTGCCAGGGGGCCTGGTGCACAGTAGTGCTAGTGCGGGAGGAGGGCAGCCACCCCCAGGAACATCGGGGCTGTGGGAACATGCACCAGGAACTCTGCAGGGGACGCCCCACTGAGTTTGTCAACCACTACTGCTGCTATAGCCCACTCTGCAACCACAACGTGTCCCTTGTGCTGGAGG ccacccAAACTCCTTCGGAGCAGCCGCGAGTAGATGGCCAGCTGCCTCTGATCCTGGGCCCTGTGCTGGCCTTGCTGGCCCTGGTGGCTCTGGGTGCCCTGGGCCTGTGGCATGTCCGGCGGAGGCAGGAGAAGCAGCGGGGCCTGCACAGCGAGCTGGGCGAGTCCAGCCTCATCCTGAAGGCATCCGAGCAGGGGGACAGCATGCTGGGG GACCTCCTGGACAGTGACTGCACCACAGGCAGTGGCTCAGGGCTCCCCTTCCTGGTGCAGAGGACAGTGGCACGGCAGGTCGCCCTGGTGGAGTGTGTGG GAAAAGGCCGCTATGGTGAGGTGTGGCGGGGCTTGTGGCACGGTGAGAGTGTGGCCGTCAAGATCTTCTCCTCGAGGGATGAACAGTCCTGGTTCCGGGAGACCGAGATCTACAACACAGTGTTGCTCAGACATGACAACATCCTAG GCTTCATCGCCTCGGACATGACCTCCCGCAACTCGAGCACGCAGTTGTGGCTCATCACGCACTACCATGAGCACGGCTCGCTCTATGACTTTCTGCAGAGGCAGACGCTGGAGCCCCAGCTGGCCCTGAGGCTAGCTGTGTCCGCGGCCTGCGGCCTGGCGCACCTGCACGTGGAGATCTTCGGCACGCAGGGCAAACCGGCCATCGCCCACCGCGACCTCAAGAGCCGCAACGTGCTGGTCAAGAGCAACCTACAGTGCTGCATCGCCGACCTGG GCCTGGCTGTGATGCACTCCCAGGGTAGTGATTACCTGGACATCGGCAACAACCCGAGAGTGGGTACCAAGCGGTACATGGCGCCAGAGGTGTTGGATGAGCAGATCCGCACAGACTGCTTTGAGTCCTACAAGTGGACCGACATCTGGGCTTTTGGCCTGGTGCTGTGGGAGATTGCTCGCAGGACCATTGTCAATG GCATTGTGGAGGACTACAGGCCGCCTTTCTATGATGTGGTGCCCAATGACCCCAGCTTTGAGGACATGAAGAAGGTGGTGTGTGTTGACCAGCAGACACCTACCATCCCCAACCGGCTGGCTGCAGACCCG CTCCTCTCGGGCCTGGCTCAGATGATGCGGGAGTGCTGGTACCCCAACCCCTCAGCCCGCCTCACTGCGCTGCGGATCAAGAAGACACTACAGAAACTCAGCAACTGCCCAGAGAAGCCCAAAGTGATCCACTAA